One Sodalinema gerasimenkoae IPPAS B-353 DNA segment encodes these proteins:
- a CDS encoding tetratricopeptide repeat protein, whose amino-acid sequence MSTLEFQDDFSEVLERALTDYESVLKELEESEEKERSPSTDTCLQILLLRDKIQTQVTREHPPSTQAALRLISLDERLSEQGGLIAQTLPLDKFRDLIDPPESAWWWYVQPPEEIHPWDTFNWLWELLTVPILASNFALVAAISSRFLAGGPDAIGAFATIGQGLIALLAAGAPLSKVGQQVIERSLTGFNLPKYLWHEAKLTLALAVFLGLLGFQAYLPNIARFYVRRGIAAQRQFQTTLALAQFQRALELDPNNMEAHFRLGNIYEDLLEFDKAQAEYRVALLGDCIEAYNNLGRLYIVQSEDYTGAAALLRQGQLKLENRETIEIKYCSSASLPAIEYIFLKNLGWARLMQDRPFEAESELRKALEINPQDASPHCLLAQALEAQNKQPAAVLEQWQQCYALARGFNSEEDTWLDLARQRLSQAESEDVDSSGVPAEKSDRDP is encoded by the coding sequence ATGAGTACGTTAGAGTTTCAGGATGACTTTAGTGAAGTCTTAGAACGAGCCTTAACGGACTATGAGAGTGTCCTAAAAGAGCTTGAAGAGAGTGAGGAGAAGGAGCGATCGCCCTCTACCGATACCTGCTTGCAGATTTTGCTGCTACGGGACAAGATTCAAACCCAAGTCACCCGAGAGCATCCCCCCTCCACACAGGCGGCTCTGCGGCTGATTTCCCTCGATGAACGCCTCAGCGAACAGGGGGGACTCATTGCCCAAACCCTGCCCTTAGACAAATTTCGTGACCTAATCGATCCCCCCGAATCAGCCTGGTGGTGGTACGTTCAGCCCCCCGAGGAAATTCATCCCTGGGATACCTTCAATTGGCTCTGGGAACTCTTAACGGTTCCTATCCTCGCCTCAAATTTTGCCCTGGTTGCTGCCATTTCCTCTCGCTTCTTGGCGGGTGGCCCTGATGCGATTGGCGCTTTTGCCACCATCGGACAGGGCCTTATTGCCCTGTTGGCGGCGGGTGCACCCCTGAGTAAAGTGGGACAACAGGTGATCGAGCGATCGCTGACGGGGTTCAATCTGCCCAAATATTTATGGCATGAAGCCAAATTAACGCTGGCTTTAGCGGTCTTCCTGGGATTATTGGGATTCCAAGCCTATTTACCCAATATTGCCCGGTTTTACGTCCGACGGGGGATCGCCGCTCAACGGCAGTTTCAAACTACCCTCGCCTTAGCTCAGTTCCAACGGGCCTTAGAACTCGATCCCAACAATATGGAAGCTCATTTCCGCTTAGGAAACATTTATGAAGACTTACTCGAATTTGATAAAGCCCAAGCCGAATATCGAGTCGCGTTGCTCGGCGACTGTATCGAAGCCTATAATAACTTAGGCCGTCTTTATATTGTCCAGTCTGAGGATTATACCGGCGCTGCGGCCTTGTTGAGACAGGGACAGTTGAAATTGGAAAACCGTGAGACTATCGAGATTAAATACTGTTCGTCAGCGAGTCTTCCGGCGATCGAATATATCTTTTTAAAGAATCTTGGCTGGGCGCGGTTGATGCAAGATCGACCTTTTGAAGCTGAGAGCGAACTCAGGAAAGCGCTGGAAATTAACCCCCAAGACGCTTCCCCCCACTGCTTGTTAGCCCAGGCTTTAGAAGCTCAAAACAAACAGCCTGCGGCGGTTTTAGAGCAATGGCAACAGTGTTATGCGTTGGCTCGGGGATTTAATTCTGAAGAAGATACTTGGCTGGATCTGGCCCGCCAGCGACTGTCTCAAGCGGAGTCTGAAGACGTTGATTCGTCTGGTGTGCCCGCTGAGAAAAGCGATCGAGATCCCTAA
- a CDS encoding type IV pilin-like G/H family protein, giving the protein MKTAFQTKFIQHLSNRKGKDEGFTLIELLVVIIIIGILAAIALPSFLNQAAKARQSEAKNAVGAVMRQQQAHRLENGKFADDFDELKIGLPEKTDNYQYTINTADTSKTIVEAVPEDPDVLLAYAGGVFVTDAGQTAAGACQTEEPSANAPAPTGVNAEGTVDCPGGSEPMK; this is encoded by the coding sequence ATGAAAACTGCATTTCAAACCAAGTTCATCCAACACCTGAGCAACCGCAAAGGTAAAGACGAGGGTTTCACCCTAATTGAACTTCTGGTCGTTATTATCATTATCGGTATTTTGGCAGCTATCGCTCTGCCTTCGTTCCTAAACCAAGCGGCAAAAGCCAGACAGTCCGAAGCGAAAAACGCCGTTGGTGCTGTTATGCGTCAGCAACAAGCTCACCGTCTGGAAAATGGTAAGTTTGCAGACGACTTTGATGAACTCAAAATCGGTCTGCCTGAGAAGACTGATAACTACCAGTACACCATCAACACAGCTGACACCTCTAAAACTATTGTTGAGGCCGTTCCTGAAGACCCCGACGTTCTCCTCGCTTATGCAGGCGGAGTCTTCGTAACTGATGCTGGTCAAACTGCGGCAGGTGCTTGTCAGACGGAAGAACCCTCTGCTAACGCTCCCGCACCCACTGGTGTTAACGCTGAAGGAACCGTTGACTGCCCCGGTGGTTCTGAACCTATGAAATAG
- a CDS encoding class I SAM-dependent methyltransferase — protein sequence MNEHLKKHLDSVKQQFERSPYPRQPLEKTPKDNPSYLYRHHFASAYYHRNQQVIDPKDKLILDAGCGSGYKALALAHANPGAKIVGIDFSEESVKLARTRLEYHGIENVQFEAMAIEDIASLGMKFDYINCDEVLYLLPDPEAGLAALKSVLKPQGIIRGNLHSAFQRVNFFRAQKLFKMMGLMEDDVTDEMAMELSQETMEALRDSVDLKKKVWNSRIKDNPEGLLANYLLREDRGYTVPDLFELLGKTDLEFISMFNWRQWNPFDLFVEEDKLPAFLGMSLPATSIEERLHLYELLNPIHRLLDFWVGHPGGGCEWLPPGEWDSPTWNLARVHLHPLLQTDSTRSQLEACLQHYQAFCISEQLPIPGVGKVMIDSTTAACLLPLFSGSQGFTTLLEFFKELRPRNPVTGEATSDKEAFAAVRGLLQSLESLSLVFLSLE from the coding sequence ATGAATGAGCACCTCAAAAAACATCTAGACTCTGTCAAACAACAGTTTGAGCGGTCTCCTTATCCTCGTCAACCCCTTGAAAAAACTCCAAAAGATAATCCAAGTTATCTTTATAGGCATCATTTTGCCAGTGCCTATTATCATCGTAATCAGCAGGTAATTGACCCGAAGGACAAGCTGATTTTAGATGCTGGATGTGGCAGTGGCTACAAGGCGCTGGCTTTGGCCCATGCCAATCCCGGAGCCAAGATTGTCGGGATTGATTTCTCCGAAGAATCCGTGAAGTTGGCCCGAACTCGTTTGGAGTATCACGGCATTGAAAATGTCCAATTCGAGGCCATGGCGATCGAAGACATCGCCAGTCTGGGGATGAAGTTTGACTATATCAACTGTGATGAGGTGCTGTACTTGCTCCCAGACCCCGAAGCGGGACTCGCGGCACTCAAATCGGTTCTGAAGCCTCAGGGGATTATTCGCGGCAACCTCCACAGTGCCTTTCAGCGGGTGAACTTCTTCCGGGCCCAGAAGCTCTTTAAGATGATGGGGCTGATGGAGGATGATGTCACGGATGAGATGGCCATGGAACTCTCTCAAGAGACCATGGAGGCCCTGCGAGACTCCGTCGATCTTAAAAAAAAGGTGTGGAACTCACGAATTAAGGATAATCCTGAGGGCCTACTTGCCAATTACCTATTACGAGAAGATCGCGGTTACACCGTCCCCGATCTCTTTGAGCTACTTGGGAAGACTGATCTAGAATTCATCAGTATGTTCAATTGGCGGCAGTGGAATCCGTTTGACCTCTTTGTCGAGGAGGACAAGTTACCTGCCTTCCTGGGGATGAGCTTACCGGCCACCTCCATTGAGGAACGGTTACACCTCTACGAACTTCTCAATCCCATTCACCGTCTTCTGGATTTCTGGGTCGGACATCCTGGCGGGGGATGTGAGTGGTTACCACCGGGAGAATGGGATAGTCCAACATGGAACTTGGCCCGGGTTCACCTGCATCCCCTCTTACAGACGGACTCAACCCGTAGCCAACTTGAGGCTTGCCTTCAGCACTATCAAGCCTTCTGCATTAGTGAACAGTTGCCGATTCCTGGGGTAGGCAAGGTCATGATTGACAGTACGACAGCAGCTTGTCTATTACCACTGTTCAGCGGCTCTCAGGGGTTCACGACTCTCCTGGAGTTCTTCAAGGAACTTCGTCCCCGTAATCCGGTCACCGGTGAGGCTACCTCCGACAAGGAAGCGTTTGCCGCAGTTCGCGGTCTGCTACAAAGTCTAGAATCCCTCTCGTTAGTCTTTCTCTCGTTAGAATGA
- a CDS encoding M15 family metallopeptidase: MVDDIPEALRDRPLERPSGTSTTSEAAGMPLLFLIFALTASVALGGLGWYLWQNQEQIAPLAESTPASPEEMTPAREGTATENPNLLGHLPYEEAPPEDLRSIVSDNTIKLRSAAAEAYLDMEAAARADGVWLMPLSGFRSIEDQEYLFFEIKARRGQVPAQRAEVSAPPGHSEHHTGYAIDIGDADVPATNLSPDFENTAAFKWLRDNAAYFSFELSFPRDNPQNIAYEPWHWRFVGDRHSLETFYKARELFEDGELEDFDR, translated from the coding sequence ATGGTTGATGACATTCCCGAAGCACTACGCGATCGCCCCCTTGAACGTCCCTCGGGGACTTCAACCACCTCAGAAGCAGCGGGGATGCCCCTTCTTTTCCTTATCTTTGCCCTCACGGCCAGCGTCGCCCTGGGGGGGTTAGGTTGGTATCTTTGGCAAAATCAGGAGCAAATCGCTCCTTTGGCGGAGTCGACTCCTGCTTCCCCCGAGGAAATGACCCCAGCCAGGGAGGGAACTGCCACTGAAAATCCCAATCTCTTAGGGCATCTCCCCTACGAAGAAGCCCCTCCTGAGGACTTGCGATCGATTGTCTCTGACAATACCATCAAGCTACGGTCAGCGGCAGCGGAGGCCTATTTAGACATGGAAGCGGCGGCCCGGGCTGATGGGGTTTGGCTGATGCCCCTTTCAGGATTTCGCTCCATCGAAGATCAGGAATATCTCTTTTTTGAGATTAAAGCTCGACGGGGACAAGTCCCGGCACAACGGGCAGAAGTCAGCGCCCCTCCGGGACATAGTGAACATCATACCGGCTATGCCATTGATATTGGGGATGCCGATGTCCCGGCGACCAATCTATCTCCTGACTTTGAGAATACGGCGGCCTTTAAGTGGTTACGAGATAATGCTGCCTATTTTAGTTTTGAGTTATCCTTTCCTCGGGATAATCCTCAAAATATCGCCTATGAACCCTGGCACTGGCGTTTTGTGGGCGATCGGCATAGTTTAGAAACCTTCTATAAAGCCCGAGAACTGTTCGAGGATGGAGAATTGGAAGATTTTGATAGATAA
- a CDS encoding phosphodiester glycosidase family protein: MTAFIAFTLTTTLLATVSLSTDPPYKFKVIRQEPGLRLYGNGVDWVQELDLSAGVSLQLFDPRHVQDWGEGADDLGNLPQYDTGVSVSIDPQPIQVHWQDLEERWGDRAFSVTNGQFFGSQPLQLAFPLKADGIIYSGGYAGLGEYPGEKKMLMIQGQQAQILPFPEVGYPENPLFSPIPNLLVGLDEWADKGIKRAVGRTFIGVGDRNQDGTSETLWIFNSPAATQLRAARVLRALGAQEIMMLDGGGSTQLVVQGIERLRSRDRTPRAIPHSLGVILPRPSTPDGPAETPGPPPEESGL; encoded by the coding sequence TTGACAGCTTTCATCGCCTTTACCCTCACCACAACCCTGTTGGCAACGGTTTCCCTGTCAACAGACCCCCCCTATAAATTTAAGGTGATCCGCCAGGAACCGGGCCTACGGCTTTATGGTAATGGCGTTGATTGGGTTCAGGAACTGGACTTAAGTGCTGGGGTGTCCCTACAATTGTTCGACCCCCGTCATGTCCAAGATTGGGGGGAAGGAGCCGATGACTTGGGCAACCTCCCCCAATATGATACTGGGGTCAGTGTCTCCATTGACCCGCAACCGATACAAGTCCATTGGCAGGATTTAGAAGAGCGTTGGGGCGATCGCGCCTTTTCGGTCACCAATGGTCAGTTTTTTGGCTCTCAGCCCCTACAACTGGCATTTCCCCTCAAGGCTGACGGGATTATCTACAGTGGCGGTTATGCGGGATTAGGGGAATATCCCGGAGAAAAGAAAATGCTGATGATTCAGGGCCAGCAGGCCCAGATTTTGCCCTTTCCAGAAGTCGGCTATCCTGAGAATCCCCTGTTTTCGCCAATTCCCAATCTCCTCGTTGGCTTAGACGAATGGGCCGACAAAGGCATTAAACGGGCCGTGGGGCGAACCTTTATCGGGGTGGGCGATCGCAACCAAGACGGAACCTCAGAAACTCTCTGGATTTTCAACTCCCCGGCGGCCACCCAACTGCGAGCGGCCCGGGTCTTGCGGGCCCTGGGCGCTCAAGAGATCATGATGTTAGATGGGGGTGGCTCGACGCAATTAGTGGTTCAGGGAATCGAACGACTGAGATCGCGCGATCGCACTCCCCGAGCCATCCCCCACAGCCTGGGGGTTATTTTACCGAGGCCGTCAACTCCCGATGGGCCGGCGGAAACACCCGGGCCGCCTCCTGAGGAATCTGGACTTTAA
- the fba gene encoding class II fructose-bisphosphate aldolase (catalyzes the reversible aldol condensation of dihydroxyacetonephosphate and glyceraldehyde 3-phosphate in the Calvin cycle, glycolysis, and/or gluconeogenesis) codes for MALVPMRLLLDHAAENGYGIPAYNVNNMEQILAIMEAANETNSPVILQASRGARKYAGENFLRHLVMAAVETYPHIPIVMHQDHGNGPATCYSAIRNGFTSVMMDGSLEEDAKTPASFEYNVNVTKTVVDVAHSVGVSVEGELGCLGSLETGKGDKEDGHGAEGVLTREQLLTDPDEAVEFVERTQVDALAVAIGTSHGAYKFTRKPTGEILAISRIEEIHSRLPNTHLVMHGSSSVPQEWLDMINQYGGAIPETYGVPLEEIQKGIKSGVRKVNIDTDNRLAITAAIREAAAKDPSNFDPRHFMKPSIKYMKQVCAKRYDAFGTAGNATKIKQIPLDEFAAKYASGELAAKTKSAVSA; via the coding sequence ATGGCATTAGTCCCCATGCGTCTGCTGCTCGACCACGCAGCGGAAAACGGTTACGGTATCCCCGCATACAACGTCAATAATATGGAGCAGATCCTGGCAATCATGGAGGCTGCCAACGAAACCAACAGCCCCGTGATTCTTCAGGCTTCTCGCGGCGCCCGTAAGTATGCTGGTGAAAACTTCCTCCGTCACCTGGTGATGGCTGCGGTAGAAACCTACCCCCATATTCCCATCGTGATGCACCAAGATCACGGGAATGGCCCCGCCACCTGCTACTCTGCTATCCGCAATGGCTTTACCAGCGTCATGATGGATGGTTCCTTGGAAGAGGATGCCAAAACCCCTGCTAGCTTTGAGTACAACGTCAATGTCACTAAAACTGTGGTTGACGTAGCTCACTCCGTTGGTGTCAGCGTTGAAGGTGAACTCGGTTGCCTCGGTTCCCTCGAAACCGGTAAAGGCGACAAAGAAGATGGCCACGGCGCCGAAGGTGTTTTGACTCGTGAGCAACTCCTGACTGATCCCGATGAAGCCGTTGAGTTCGTTGAGCGCACTCAAGTCGATGCTCTCGCGGTTGCCATCGGAACCAGCCACGGTGCTTACAAGTTCACCCGCAAACCCACTGGTGAAATTCTAGCAATCAGCCGCATTGAAGAAATCCACAGCCGTCTCCCCAACACCCACTTGGTGATGCACGGTTCGTCCTCCGTTCCTCAGGAATGGCTGGATATGATTAACCAATACGGTGGTGCTATCCCCGAAACCTACGGTGTGCCTCTCGAAGAAATTCAAAAAGGCATCAAGAGCGGTGTTCGCAAGGTTAACATCGACACCGACAACCGCTTGGCGATTACTGCCGCTATTCGGGAAGCGGCTGCGAAGGATCCCTCCAACTTCGATCCTCGCCACTTCATGAAGCCTTCGATTAAGTACATGAAGCAAGTCTGTGCCAAACGCTATGATGCCTTCGGTACGGCTGGTAATGCGACCAAAATCAAGCAAATTCCTCTCGATGAGTTTGCGGCGAAGTATGCCAGTGGTGAATTGGCTGCGAAAACCAAGTCTGCGGTTTCTGCGTAG
- a CDS encoding DUF561 domain-containing protein: MTMLARLQDSLRRGQALKIIAGLTNFDRQSVARTVKAAHLGGATFLDIAADAELVRLAKSLTDLPICVSAVVAEDFLEPVAAGADLIEIGNFDAFYAQGRRFEAPEVLELTRATRALLPEITLSVTVPHILPLDEQVRLAEALVEAGADLIQTEGGTSSQPSHGGTLGLIEKAAPTLAAAAEISRAVSVPVLCASGISNVTAPLAIAAGAAGVGVGSAVNRLESEIEAIAAVRGLVEALEGVNHPVVRI; encoded by the coding sequence ATGACCATGCTTGCACGTCTCCAAGATAGCCTTCGTCGCGGCCAGGCGCTGAAAATCATTGCTGGACTGACCAACTTCGATCGCCAGTCCGTGGCCCGCACCGTAAAAGCGGCCCATCTCGGGGGGGCGACGTTCCTGGATATCGCAGCGGATGCCGAGTTGGTGCGTTTAGCCAAATCCCTGACTGACTTACCTATCTGCGTTTCCGCTGTGGTTGCTGAGGACTTCCTCGAACCCGTCGCTGCTGGGGCTGATTTGATTGAAATTGGTAACTTTGACGCCTTCTACGCCCAAGGCCGTCGCTTTGAAGCCCCCGAAGTGCTGGAACTGACTCGGGCCACCCGCGCCCTTCTGCCTGAGATTACCCTCTCGGTGACGGTTCCCCATATCTTGCCCCTCGATGAACAAGTCCGTCTGGCAGAAGCCTTGGTTGAGGCTGGGGCCGATTTAATCCAAACCGAAGGGGGAACCAGTAGCCAACCTAGCCATGGGGGAACCCTGGGCCTGATTGAGAAAGCGGCCCCCACCCTGGCCGCCGCTGCTGAGATTTCTCGAGCAGTGTCGGTTCCCGTTCTCTGCGCCTCCGGGATTTCCAATGTCACCGCACCTCTGGCTATTGCAGCGGGGGCCGCTGGTGTAGGCGTGGGATCGGCTGTTAACCGCCTCGAAAGTGAGATTGAGGCCATCGCCGCTGTGCGGGGCCTCGTTGAGGCCCTTGAGGGAGTTAACCATCCCGTCGTCCGCATCTAA